One Mycolicibacterium crocinum DNA window includes the following coding sequences:
- a CDS encoding amidohydrolase family protein — protein MTIDVWMQHPTARFLASDFLASLRRWTGGQIPEGDLPIDLTVQSMDAAGVDVGLLSAWRGPHGQDLVSNDEVAQWIRQYPTRLAGLATVDLDRPMIAVRELRRRVRYEGFVGLRVVPWLWGAPPTDRRYYPLFAECVELGVPFCTQVGHTGPLRSSETGRPIPYIDEIALDFPELTIVCGHVGYPWTEEMVAVCRKHENVYIDTSAYTSRRLPKELVSFMKTGTGARKVLFGTNYPMIGHAHALDGLDELELPESARSAYLHDNAARVFTKLGDLAA, from the coding sequence ATGACGATCGACGTGTGGATGCAGCATCCCACTGCGCGGTTCCTGGCCAGCGACTTCCTTGCCTCGCTGCGCCGCTGGACCGGCGGGCAGATCCCCGAGGGTGATCTGCCGATTGACCTGACCGTCCAATCGATGGACGCCGCCGGTGTCGATGTCGGCCTGCTGAGTGCCTGGCGCGGTCCGCACGGCCAGGACCTGGTGTCCAACGACGAGGTCGCCCAGTGGATTCGCCAGTACCCGACGCGGCTCGCGGGGCTGGCAACCGTGGATCTCGACCGACCGATGATCGCGGTCCGCGAACTGCGCCGACGGGTGCGTTACGAGGGCTTCGTGGGCCTGCGGGTCGTGCCGTGGCTGTGGGGCGCACCGCCGACCGATCGGCGCTATTACCCCCTGTTCGCCGAATGCGTCGAACTCGGCGTGCCGTTCTGTACCCAGGTGGGGCATACGGGTCCCTTGCGATCCTCGGAAACGGGCCGCCCGATTCCCTACATCGATGAAATCGCCTTGGACTTCCCCGAACTCACCATCGTCTGCGGACATGTCGGGTATCCGTGGACCGAGGAGATGGTCGCGGTCTGCCGCAAGCACGAGAATGTCTACATCGACACCTCGGCCTACACCTCCCGGCGGCTACCGAAGGAGCTCGTGAGCTTTATGAAGACAGGTACCGGTGCGCGAAAAGTGTTGTTCGGCACCAACTATCCGATGATCGGACACGCCCACGCGCTGGACGGCCTCGACGAACTCGAGCTGCCCGAGTCGGCCCGCTCGGCGTATCTGCACGACAACGCCGCGCGGGTCTTCACCAAACTCGGGGATCTCGCCGCATGA
- a CDS encoding NAD(P)H-dependent flavin oxidoreductase, with the protein MHTELCDRFGIQYPIFVFTPSEKVAAAVSRAGGMGVLGCVRFNDPDDLEAVLQWMDQNTDGKPYGVDVVMPAKVPTEGTAVDIDKLVPQTHRDFVAKTLADLGVPPLPDDAARSQGTLGWLHSIARSHVEVALRHPIKLIANALGSPPKDVIDEAHAAGVPVAALAGSAKHAQRHADNGVDIVIAQGHEAGGHTGEIGSMVLWPEIVDAVSDRAAVLAAGGIGTGRQVAAALALGAQGVWMGSAFLTAEEYDLGVRSGEGPSVIQQALLGATSADTVRRRIYSGKPARLLKSRWTDAWDAEGAPEPLPMPLQNVLVSEAHQRMSASADPTTVAMPVGQIVGRMNEIRPVADIIAELVSGFEAATRKLDTIRDS; encoded by the coding sequence ATGCATACCGAGCTCTGCGATCGGTTCGGCATCCAGTACCCGATCTTCGTTTTCACCCCGTCGGAGAAGGTCGCCGCCGCGGTCAGCCGCGCCGGCGGCATGGGTGTCCTGGGGTGCGTGCGGTTCAACGATCCCGACGACCTGGAAGCCGTCCTGCAATGGATGGATCAGAACACCGACGGTAAGCCCTACGGCGTCGACGTCGTGATGCCCGCGAAGGTGCCCACCGAGGGCACCGCCGTGGACATCGACAAGCTGGTGCCGCAGACGCATCGGGACTTCGTCGCCAAGACGCTGGCCGACCTGGGTGTGCCGCCGCTTCCCGACGACGCCGCTCGTAGCCAGGGGACGCTGGGCTGGCTGCACTCCATCGCGCGCAGTCACGTCGAGGTCGCGCTGCGGCATCCGATCAAGCTGATCGCCAACGCGCTGGGATCGCCGCCCAAGGACGTCATCGACGAAGCACATGCCGCCGGCGTTCCGGTGGCGGCCCTGGCCGGTTCGGCCAAGCACGCCCAACGCCATGCCGACAACGGTGTCGACATCGTGATCGCGCAGGGGCACGAAGCGGGTGGGCACACCGGCGAGATCGGTTCGATGGTGCTTTGGCCGGAGATTGTCGATGCGGTTTCGGATCGGGCCGCCGTGCTGGCCGCCGGCGGAATCGGCACCGGTAGGCAGGTGGCGGCGGCGCTGGCCCTTGGCGCACAGGGTGTTTGGATGGGGTCGGCGTTCTTGACCGCCGAGGAGTACGACCTCGGCGTACGCAGCGGCGAGGGACCGTCGGTGATCCAGCAGGCGCTGCTGGGGGCGACGTCCGCCGACACCGTGCGCCGGCGGATCTATTCCGGCAAGCCGGCCCGACTGCTCAAGAGCCGTTGGACCGACGCCTGGGATGCCGAGGGCGCACCCGAGCCGCTGCCGATGCCACTGCAGAACGTCCTCGTGAGCGAGGCACATCAGCGGATGAGCGCGTCGGCGGATCCGACGACCGTCGCGATGCCGGTCGGCCAGATCGTCGGCCGGATGAATGAGATCCGCCCGGTCGCCGACATCATCGCCGAACTGGTCAGCGGGTTCGAGGCCGCTACGCGGAAACTGGACACGATCCGCGACAGCTGA